In one window of Skermanella rosea DNA:
- a CDS encoding NAD-dependent epimerase/dehydratase family protein has translation MTKIALSGGSGSIGRVLRPALLARGFGLRSAGGSRPLDPVSPEEEVCHGDLRDPAVVDRLLAGTDVLVHMAGTSNEKPLPEIIENNLRALYEVYEGARRHGVRRIVFASSNHATGMHSVDEKLEVDCDYRPDGFYGLSKVWGEAMTRMYWDKHGIEGISLRIGSAEERPTQFRHLSTWLGHEDMIELIVRCVTAPDVGYLAVWGVSANTRSYWDNAGAERLGYHPRQNAEDYAAEILPKPNPLDVVGQRYQGGSFAPMNYTPPERRPRPLSSDDR, from the coding sequence ATGACGAAGATCGCCCTGTCAGGAGGCAGCGGCTCGATCGGACGCGTGTTGCGTCCGGCATTGCTGGCCCGGGGTTTCGGTCTCCGCTCCGCCGGCGGCTCCCGTCCCCTCGATCCGGTCTCGCCGGAGGAGGAGGTCTGCCACGGCGACCTTCGCGACCCGGCTGTGGTGGACAGGCTGCTCGCCGGCACCGACGTCCTGGTCCACATGGCCGGCACCAGCAACGAGAAACCTCTGCCCGAGATCATCGAGAACAATCTCCGGGCCCTGTACGAGGTCTACGAGGGAGCCCGCCGGCACGGCGTGCGGCGCATCGTCTTCGCCAGCTCCAACCACGCGACGGGCATGCATTCGGTCGACGAGAAGCTGGAAGTCGATTGCGACTACCGGCCCGACGGCTTCTACGGCCTCAGCAAGGTCTGGGGCGAGGCCATGACCCGGATGTACTGGGACAAGCACGGCATCGAGGGGATCAGCCTGCGGATCGGCTCCGCCGAGGAGCGGCCGACCCAGTTCCGCCATCTCAGCACCTGGCTCGGCCACGAGGACATGATCGAACTGATCGTCCGCTGCGTCACGGCGCCCGATGTCGGCTATCTCGCGGTCTGGGGCGTTTCGGCCAATACGCGTTCCTATTGGGACAACGCGGGCGCCGAGCGGCTTGGCTACCATCCGCGCCAGAACGCGGAGGACTACGCCGCCGAGATCCTGCCCAAGCCGAACCCGCTCGACGTGGTCGGCCAGCGATACCAGGGCGGCAGCTTCGCCCCGATGAACTACACGCCGCCGGAGCGACGGCCCCGCCCGCTGTCGTCCGACGACCGCTGA
- a CDS encoding DMT family transporter — MTQAQAQTLADTAPVDAALARSRRLQGIGLAVAAVTLFCFLDTLAKLSSRHVPTVEVVWFRYAIHFVLAMVFLNPWRSRSAWRTNRPFAQIGRAALLTLCTGLNFMALRYLQLVETVTIQFLGPLFIAILSVLFLKETVGPKRWAAIAVGFAGILVVTRPGVAEVHWAVLLSLASAATSAGYVIMTRSLAQSESPGSMLLVMAAFPTVALLPWLYAVWVPPPDLATWAMLGGAGFFGAAGHFLLILAHRHVPASVLAPFTYAQIIGMVTLGYLVFGHVPSPWTFAGAAIIIASGLYLLAQERRA, encoded by the coding sequence GTGACCCAAGCCCAGGCCCAGACGCTGGCCGATACCGCCCCGGTCGACGCCGCCCTCGCGCGAAGCCGCCGGCTCCAGGGCATCGGCCTCGCCGTCGCGGCGGTGACCCTGTTCTGCTTCCTGGACACCCTGGCCAAGCTCAGCAGCCGGCATGTGCCGACGGTGGAGGTCGTGTGGTTCCGCTACGCGATCCACTTCGTCCTCGCCATGGTATTCCTGAACCCCTGGCGGTCCCGGTCGGCGTGGCGGACCAACCGGCCGTTCGCCCAGATCGGCCGCGCGGCCCTGCTGACGCTCTGCACGGGCCTGAACTTCATGGCGCTGCGCTACCTGCAACTGGTCGAGACGGTGACGATCCAGTTCCTGGGGCCGCTGTTCATCGCCATCCTGTCCGTCCTGTTCCTGAAGGAGACGGTCGGGCCGAAACGCTGGGCAGCCATCGCGGTCGGTTTCGCCGGGATCCTGGTGGTGACCCGTCCCGGCGTGGCCGAGGTCCATTGGGCCGTGCTGCTGTCGCTGGCGTCCGCCGCCACCAGCGCCGGGTACGTCATCATGACCCGGTCGCTGGCCCAGTCGGAATCCCCGGGCAGCATGCTGCTGGTCATGGCGGCCTTTCCGACGGTCGCCCTGCTGCCCTGGCTCTACGCCGTGTGGGTGCCGCCGCCAGACCTTGCGACCTGGGCGATGCTGGGTGGAGCCGGCTTCTTCGGTGCGGCAGGGCACTTCCTTCTTATCCTCGCCCATCGGCATGTCCCGGCCTCCGTGCTGGCTCCCTTCACCTACGCGCAGATCATCGGCATGGTCACGCTGGGATACCTCGTCTTCGGCCACGTCCCCTCGCCCTGGACCTTCGCCGGCGCCGCGATCATCATCGCTTCCGGCCTGTACCTGCTGGCGCAGGAGCGCAGGGCATGA
- a CDS encoding FmdB family zinc ribbon protein: protein MPVYDYMCESCGAFTALRPMAQSAEPCGCPDCGVPASRAYLSFPSIGNMDPARRAAFETNERSAHAPKLSKKSDRSAGQAGAHGPGCSCCSGGKSSAVYTRDGAKTFPSKRPWMISH, encoded by the coding sequence ATGCCGGTCTATGACTACATGTGCGAAAGCTGCGGCGCCTTCACGGCGCTGCGGCCCATGGCGCAGTCGGCGGAACCGTGCGGCTGCCCCGACTGCGGGGTGCCGGCGTCCCGGGCCTACCTGTCCTTTCCCAGCATCGGCAACATGGACCCGGCGCGCCGGGCCGCCTTCGAAACCAACGAGCGGAGCGCCCACGCGCCGAAGCTGTCGAAGAAATCCGACCGCTCGGCAGGTCAAGCGGGCGCCCACGGCCCCGGCTGCTCCTGCTGCTCCGGCGGCAAGAGCAGCGCCGTCTACACCCGGGACGGCGCCAAGACGTTCCCGTCAAAACGTCCTTGGATGATCTCGCATTGA
- the fmdA gene encoding formamidase, whose product MAETIIKIDLGSSPYDNDMIHNRWHPDIPMVATVKPGDDFIVECFDWTGGQIKNDDSAADVRDVDLTQVHFLSGPIGVEGAEPGDLLVVDFLDIGAFPASQWGFNGFFSKKNGGGFLTEHFPEAQKSIWDFEGMFTKSRHVPGVRFPGLIHPGLIGCLPSRDMLQTWNTREKALFDTDPERVPALATLPYGPTAHMGRMKGDDAKAAGAEGARTVPPREHGGNCDIKDLSRGAKVFFPVYVPGAGLSMGDLHFSQGDGEITFCGAIEMAGWIHLKVELIKGGMAKFGIKNPIFKPSPIKPTYDDYLIFEGISVDEGGVQHYLDVHVAYRQACLNAIEYLTKFGFTRAQAYAILGTAPVQGHISGVVDIPNACATLWLPTGVFEFDINPGSDGPKKMLDGSIDVPLAPDL is encoded by the coding sequence ATGGCGGAAACGATCATCAAGATCGACCTGGGCTCTTCCCCCTACGACAACGACATGATCCATAACCGCTGGCACCCGGACATCCCGATGGTGGCCACGGTGAAGCCCGGCGACGACTTCATCGTCGAGTGCTTCGACTGGACCGGCGGCCAGATCAAGAACGACGACAGCGCCGCCGACGTGCGCGACGTGGACCTGACCCAGGTCCATTTCCTGTCCGGCCCGATCGGCGTCGAGGGAGCGGAGCCGGGCGACCTGCTGGTGGTGGACTTCCTCGACATCGGCGCCTTTCCGGCCAGCCAGTGGGGCTTCAACGGCTTCTTCTCCAAAAAGAACGGCGGCGGCTTCCTGACCGAGCATTTCCCCGAGGCGCAGAAGTCGATCTGGGACTTCGAGGGCATGTTCACCAAATCGCGCCACGTGCCGGGCGTCCGCTTCCCCGGCCTGATCCATCCCGGATTGATCGGCTGCCTGCCGTCGCGCGACATGCTCCAGACCTGGAACACCCGCGAGAAGGCGCTGTTCGACACCGATCCCGAGCGGGTGCCGGCGCTCGCCACGCTGCCCTACGGCCCGACCGCCCACATGGGCCGCATGAAGGGTGACGACGCGAAGGCGGCGGGTGCCGAGGGCGCGCGGACCGTGCCGCCGCGCGAGCATGGCGGCAATTGCGACATCAAGGACCTGTCGCGCGGCGCCAAGGTGTTCTTCCCGGTCTATGTACCGGGGGCGGGCCTGTCCATGGGCGACCTGCATTTCAGCCAGGGCGACGGCGAGATCACCTTCTGCGGCGCCATCGAGATGGCCGGCTGGATCCACCTGAAGGTCGAGCTGATCAAGGGCGGCATGGCGAAGTTCGGCATCAAGAACCCGATCTTCAAGCCAAGCCCGATCAAGCCGACCTACGACGACTACCTGATCTTCGAGGGGATCTCGGTCGACGAGGGCGGCGTCCAGCACTATCTCGACGTCCACGTGGCTTACCGCCAAGCCTGCCTGAACGCGATCGAGTACTTGACCAAGTTCGGCTTCACCCGCGCCCAGGCTTACGCGATCCTCGGTACCGCGCCGGTCCAGGGCCATATCAGCGGCGTCGTCGACATTCCCAACGCCTGTGCAACGCTGTGGCTGCCGACCGGGGTGTTCGAGTTCGACATCAATCCCGGGTCGGACGGACCGAAGAAGATGCTGGACGGCTCGATCGACGTGCCGCTCGCCCCGGATCTTTGA
- the urtE gene encoding urea ABC transporter ATP-binding subunit UrtE, with amino-acid sequence MLNVSSLHVAYGQSEVLHGLDFTIAPGEIVAIMGRNGMGKTTLMKSLMGIVPTRSGSVAVGGTDITHLKSHQRVAKGVGFVPQGRMIFSTMTVQENIETGLTVSGETRVPPDIYELFPVLLEMRGRRGGNLSGGQQQQLAIARALASRPKVLLLDEPTEGIQPSIIRDMARTLKRIRDDRGLSIVVSEQVLSFALDIADRVLVLENGDIVQDQPRDGIDEAQVARYLSV; translated from the coding sequence ATGCTCAACGTCTCCAGCCTTCATGTCGCCTATGGCCAGAGCGAGGTTCTCCATGGCCTGGACTTCACAATCGCTCCCGGCGAGATCGTCGCGATCATGGGACGTAACGGCATGGGCAAGACCACGCTGATGAAGTCCCTGATGGGGATCGTGCCGACCCGAAGCGGCTCGGTCGCGGTCGGCGGGACCGACATCACCCACCTGAAGAGCCACCAGCGGGTGGCCAAGGGCGTCGGCTTCGTGCCCCAGGGCCGCATGATCTTCTCCACCATGACGGTGCAGGAGAACATCGAGACCGGCCTGACCGTCTCGGGCGAGACCAGGGTCCCGCCCGACATCTACGAACTGTTCCCCGTGCTGCTGGAGATGAGGGGCCGCCGTGGCGGCAACCTGTCCGGCGGCCAGCAGCAGCAGCTCGCCATCGCCCGCGCGCTCGCCAGCCGACCCAAGGTGCTTCTCCTGGACGAGCCGACGGAGGGCATCCAGCCCTCCATCATCCGCGACATGGCCCGGACCCTGAAGCGTATCCGCGACGACCGCGGCCTCAGCATCGTCGTGTCGGAGCAGGTGCTGAGCTTCGCGCTCGACATCGCCGACCGCGTCCTGGTGCTGGAGAACGGCGACATCGTCCAGGACCAGCCCCGGGACGGAATCGACGAGGCGCAGGTCGCCCGGTACCTGTCGGTCTGA
- the urtD gene encoding urea ABC transporter ATP-binding protein UrtD, with translation MANETSFLLSVEGLTVSFDGFKAVENLSFYVEENEIRVIIGPNGAGKTTVLDLICGRTRATGGSIRFKGKEISRLREDRIVAEGIGRKFQNPSIYEDLSVFENLEISYPRGHSVFGALAFKRDAAVRDRIDEIAETIFLADHLDQRAEYLSHGQKQWLEIGMLLIQDPKLLMLDEPVAGMSVAERVKTADLLNRIIKDRAVIVIEHDMKFVEDIAHRVTVLHQGKVLSEGSMSHVKNDPRVVEVYLGH, from the coding sequence ATGGCGAACGAGACCAGCTTCCTCCTCTCGGTCGAGGGCCTGACCGTGTCGTTCGACGGCTTCAAGGCGGTCGAGAACCTGTCCTTCTATGTCGAGGAGAACGAGATCCGCGTCATCATCGGTCCCAACGGGGCCGGCAAGACCACCGTGCTCGACCTGATCTGCGGCCGGACCCGCGCCACCGGCGGCTCGATCAGGTTCAAGGGCAAGGAGATTTCCCGGCTGCGCGAGGACAGGATCGTGGCCGAGGGGATCGGCCGCAAGTTCCAGAACCCCTCCATCTACGAGGACCTGAGCGTCTTCGAGAACCTGGAGATCTCGTATCCCCGCGGTCATTCCGTGTTCGGCGCATTGGCCTTCAAGCGGGACGCCGCGGTGCGCGATCGCATCGACGAGATCGCGGAGACCATCTTCCTGGCCGACCACCTGGACCAGCGGGCGGAGTATCTCAGCCACGGGCAGAAGCAGTGGCTGGAGATCGGCATGCTCCTGATCCAGGACCCCAAGCTCCTGATGCTCGACGAGCCCGTCGCCGGCATGAGTGTCGCCGAGCGGGTCAAGACGGCGGACCTGCTCAACCGCATCATCAAGGACCGCGCGGTGATCGTCATCGAACACGACATGAAGTTCGTCGAGGACATCGCCCACCGGGTCACTGTCCTGCACCAGGGCAAGGTCCTGTCCGAAGGATCAATGAGCCACGTGAAGAATGATCCCCGCGTCGTCGAAGTCTACCTTGGCCATTAG
- the urtC gene encoding urea ABC transporter permease subunit UrtC yields MRSGNIFLRRNEVLFLVVLAALLLVVFPMALDSFRLNLVGKYLTYAFVALGLVLCWGNAGILSLGQGIFFGLGGYCMAMFLKLESSSPEATAIQSTPGIPDFMDWNQITELPFFWQPFHSLTLTVVAILVVPTAFAWLIGVAMFKRRVGGVYFAIITQAIAAILTILIIGQQGYTGGINGITDLRTLKGWDIRTDFAKEVLYFVTVALLLGCLLAAQFVRRSKYGRILVAIRDKEDRVRFSGYDVSNFKIFIFCFASVLAAVGGAMFTLQVGFMSPSFVGIVPSIEMVIYCAVGGRLSLFGAVYGTLFVNYAKTIFSESFPELWLFAMGALFIGVVMAFPNGLAGLWQVHVQPLFDRWAAARAGARPIAPSAAAAAERRT; encoded by the coding sequence ATGAGAAGCGGCAATATCTTTCTCAGGCGCAACGAAGTCTTATTCCTCGTCGTTCTGGCGGCTCTGCTGCTGGTCGTCTTCCCCATGGCTCTCGACAGCTTCCGGCTGAACCTAGTCGGCAAGTACCTGACCTACGCCTTCGTGGCGCTGGGGCTGGTGCTGTGCTGGGGCAATGCCGGCATCCTGAGCCTGGGGCAGGGGATCTTCTTCGGCCTCGGCGGCTACTGCATGGCGATGTTCCTGAAGCTCGAATCCTCCAGCCCGGAGGCGACGGCGATCCAGTCCACCCCCGGTATTCCCGATTTCATGGACTGGAACCAGATCACCGAACTGCCCTTCTTCTGGCAGCCGTTCCACAGCCTGACCCTTACCGTCGTCGCGATTCTGGTGGTGCCGACGGCCTTCGCCTGGCTCATCGGCGTCGCGATGTTCAAGCGGCGTGTCGGCGGTGTCTATTTCGCGATCATCACCCAGGCCATTGCCGCGATCCTGACGATCCTGATCATCGGTCAGCAGGGCTATACCGGCGGCATCAACGGCATCACGGACCTGCGCACGCTGAAAGGCTGGGATATCCGCACCGACTTCGCGAAGGAGGTGCTGTACTTCGTCACCGTCGCCTTGCTGCTCGGCTGCCTGCTGGCCGCCCAGTTCGTCCGGCGCTCCAAGTACGGCCGCATCCTGGTGGCGATCCGCGATAAGGAGGACCGGGTCCGCTTCTCCGGCTACGACGTCTCCAACTTCAAGATCTTCATTTTCTGCTTCGCCTCGGTGCTGGCAGCGGTCGGCGGGGCGATGTTCACGCTCCAGGTCGGGTTCATGTCGCCGTCCTTCGTCGGCATCGTGCCCTCGATCGAGATGGTGATCTACTGCGCGGTCGGCGGGCGGCTGTCCCTGTTCGGCGCCGTCTACGGCACGCTGTTCGTCAACTACGCCAAGACGATCTTCTCCGAAAGCTTCCCGGAACTGTGGCTGTTCGCCATGGGCGCCCTGTTCATCGGCGTCGTCATGGCGTTCCCCAACGGCCTTGCCGGGCTCTGGCAGGTCCATGTCCAGCCGCTGTTCGACCGCTGGGCCGCGGCCCGCGCCGGCGCCCGCCCGATCGCCCCGTCTGCCGCCGCCGCTGCCGAGCGGAGGACCTGA
- the urtB gene encoding urea ABC transporter permease subunit UrtB, translating to MFEGYTLAELGSIFAMQGFAGLILFSVFVLMALGLAIIFGQMGVINMAHGEFLILGAYITYFTSNFFLNYIPALFSAYFFVAMALAFVGAGALGMLVEWAMIRHLYRRPLDTLLATWGLSLILQQFYRSVFGAREVGVELPEWLIGSLPVTDVIEVPINGLFVMALTLMITIAVGVLMYRSRWGKQVRAVMQNRVMAGAVGIDTERVDRYTFGIGCGIAGVAGSAFTMVGSTGPTSGQLYIVDTFLVVVFGGAQSLLGTIASAFVISQAQSTMEFFLSGSMAKVLTLLTVVGILMLRPQGLFVLKVRR from the coding sequence ATGTTCGAAGGCTACACGCTGGCCGAACTCGGCTCCATTTTCGCCATGCAGGGGTTCGCCGGGCTGATCCTGTTTTCCGTTTTCGTGCTGATGGCCCTCGGGCTCGCGATCATCTTCGGGCAGATGGGCGTCATCAACATGGCGCACGGGGAATTCCTGATCCTGGGAGCCTACATCACCTACTTCACCTCGAATTTCTTCCTCAACTACATCCCGGCCCTGTTCAGCGCCTATTTCTTCGTCGCGATGGCGCTAGCCTTCGTCGGGGCGGGAGCGCTCGGCATGCTGGTGGAGTGGGCGATGATCCGGCACCTCTACCGCAGGCCGCTCGACACGCTGCTGGCGACCTGGGGCCTTAGCCTGATCCTTCAGCAGTTCTACCGCTCCGTCTTCGGCGCCCGCGAGGTCGGCGTGGAACTGCCGGAATGGCTGATCGGCTCGCTGCCCGTGACCGACGTGATCGAGGTGCCGATAAACGGCCTGTTCGTCATGGCGTTGACGCTGATGATCACGATAGCGGTCGGCGTGCTGATGTACCGCTCGCGCTGGGGCAAGCAGGTTCGGGCCGTCATGCAGAACCGGGTCATGGCCGGCGCCGTCGGCATCGATACCGAGAGGGTCGACCGCTACACCTTCGGCATCGGCTGCGGCATCGCCGGGGTCGCCGGCAGCGCGTTCACCATGGTCGGCTCGACCGGGCCGACCTCGGGGCAGCTCTATATCGTCGATACCTTCCTTGTGGTGGTGTTCGGCGGCGCCCAGAGCCTGCTCGGCACCATCGCGTCGGCCTTCGTGATCTCCCAGGCCCAGTCCACCATGGAATTCTTCCTCAGCGGCTCGATGGCGAAGGTGCTGACGCTGCTGACGGTCGTCGGAATTCTCATGCTGCGGCCACAGGGCCTGTTCGTCCTCAAGGTAAGGCGATGA
- the urtA gene encoding urea ABC transporter substrate-binding protein, with translation MSSDHTPASPELNGPRSALRRRLLLGMAALPAATLLPGPLSRPAYAQAPATSAVNTTGLAVTDSTVRVGILHSVTGTMAISETGSVQAEKLAIAQINEMGGVLGRKIEFIQEDGASDWPNFAEKAKKLLVNDKAAAVFGCWTSASRKAVLPVFEQYNGMLYYPTFYEGLEQSKNVIYTGQEATQQILAGIDWVVKEKQAKSFYLLGSDYIWPRTSNKIARKHIEKNSLKVVGEEYFPLGHTQFNSVINKIKLTKPDVIYAIIVGGSNVAFYKQLKAAGIDLSKQTLVTISVTEDEILGIGGENIAGAYACMKYFQSLDNPNNKAFVQAFKKMWGESIVIGDVTQAAYLGPWLWKLTVEKAGSFDVDKVAAASPGIEFPQAPEGYVRVHENHHLWSKTRVGKAKADGQYEVIYETADLMEPDPFPKGYQ, from the coding sequence ATGTCTTCCGATCACACCCCGGCCAGCCCCGAATTGAACGGCCCCCGATCCGCCCTGCGCCGCAGGCTTCTGCTCGGCATGGCCGCGCTGCCCGCGGCGACCCTGCTGCCGGGACCGCTTTCCAGGCCGGCCTACGCCCAGGCCCCGGCCACCTCGGCGGTCAACACGACGGGCCTCGCGGTGACCGACAGTACCGTGCGGGTCGGCATCCTCCACTCCGTCACCGGCACCATGGCGATCAGCGAGACCGGGTCGGTCCAGGCGGAGAAGCTCGCGATCGCCCAGATCAACGAGATGGGCGGCGTGCTCGGCCGCAAGATCGAGTTCATCCAGGAGGACGGCGCAAGCGACTGGCCGAACTTCGCGGAGAAGGCCAAGAAGCTGCTGGTCAACGACAAGGCCGCCGCAGTCTTCGGCTGCTGGACCTCGGCGTCCCGCAAGGCGGTGCTGCCGGTGTTCGAGCAGTACAACGGCATGCTCTACTATCCCACCTTCTACGAGGGGCTGGAGCAGTCCAAGAACGTGATCTACACCGGGCAGGAGGCGACCCAGCAGATCCTCGCCGGCATCGACTGGGTGGTGAAGGAGAAGCAGGCCAAGAGCTTCTACCTGCTGGGCTCCGACTATATCTGGCCGCGCACCTCCAACAAGATCGCCCGCAAGCACATCGAGAAGAACAGCTTGAAAGTGGTCGGCGAGGAGTATTTCCCGCTCGGACATACCCAGTTCAACTCGGTCATCAACAAGATCAAGCTGACCAAGCCGGACGTGATCTACGCGATCATCGTCGGCGGCTCCAACGTCGCCTTCTACAAGCAGCTCAAGGCGGCCGGGATCGACCTGTCCAAGCAGACGCTGGTCACGATCTCGGTCACCGAGGACGAGATCCTCGGCATCGGTGGCGAGAACATCGCCGGGGCCTATGCCTGCATGAAATACTTCCAGTCGCTCGACAACCCCAACAACAAGGCCTTCGTCCAGGCCTTCAAGAAGATGTGGGGCGAGAGCATCGTGATCGGAGACGTGACCCAGGCGGCCTATCTGGGGCCCTGGCTGTGGAAGCTGACGGTGGAGAAGGCGGGCAGCTTCGACGTGGACAAGGTCGCCGCGGCCTCGCCGGGGATCGAGTTCCCGCAGGCGCCCGAAGGCTATGTCCGCGTCCACGAGAACCATCACCTGTGGAGCAAGACCCGCGTCGGCAAGGCCAAGGCCGATGGCCAGTACGAGGTGATCTACGAGACGGCGGACCTGATGGAGCCCGATCCCTTCCCCAAGGGCTACCAGTGA